DNA sequence from the Hemibagrus wyckioides isolate EC202008001 linkage group LG20, SWU_Hwy_1.0, whole genome shotgun sequence genome:
AGTCTGCTGTATCTGCAAATTCAGGATCCTTATCTTGCAAATGACTTTACAAATAGGACACAAGTCTTGCCTTGAGGCATGTTcagtgaagcacacacacagacacacacacacacacacagacactcacacccATCCAGCATTCCTTAAAAAGAGATTTTTCCAAAGCGGGGAATCCtcacatgttttatttcttagttTTGTTCATAGTCATTGAAAGATTTTTCATTATATTGAACgaattgaaaaagaaaacagtcaTTATGTTAAAAAGTGAGTATGCAAGGCAAGTATATTCATCCAAAATTTGTTTTTTAGGTTTAATCATGGCTTCAAACAAAACCATACGCCCTACAGATTGTGGAATTGATGAAAAAGCATGGGCACTGGCGCTTCCTGGCCTCTATTTCGCAATTTTTCCCCCTGCTCTTCTGCTGAACCTTATAGTAGCTTGGGTATGTTTACGTCTCAAAACCAACTCTACCTTCATGGTGTACCTGAAGCACTTGGTGGCAGCCGACCTCCTCATGACCTTGACCTTCCCCATCCGAGGTGCCAGCGAGCTCCCGGGAGCTTCCGATCAGCTGAAAATGTTCGCCTGCCGGTTCTCAAGCGTCTTCTTCTACCTAGCCATGAACATGAGCGTGATTGTGATGGGACTCATCAGCCTTGACCGCTACTTGAAGATTGTGAGATCCGGGGGAATTCTTCTGTGTCAGAACCTGCTCTTTAGTAACCTCCTCGCCTTCTTTTTCTGGACTGCGTTGATCTGCTCGAATACGTTACCGATTATTATCACATCAAACCAAGACCCTACGAATAAGCCCGGAGAGATCTGCATCGCCATGAAAACTGATCTAGGACTTTCTTTTCACAAGGCAGTCGTCATGTTCGCCGAAGTGATTTTCTGGGCCGTGTTCATTGTGAACGTGTTCTGTTACACCTTCATTGCTAAGACGGTTTTAGAATCATACCAGAGATCTCGCGGCGACAACGACAAGCGGAAACGTAAAGCAAAGTTCCGTGTTTTTCTCATTCTTCTCGTATTTATGATCTGTTATCTACCCTACCACGCCATCCGCATACCTTATACTAGCCTACAGGTT
Encoded proteins:
- the LOC131370564 gene encoding P2Y purinoceptor 13-like, translated to MASNKTIRPTDCGIDEKAWALALPGLYFAIFPPALLLNLIVAWVCLRLKTNSTFMVYLKHLVAADLLMTLTFPIRGASELPGASDQLKMFACRFSSVFFYLAMNMSVIVMGLISLDRYLKIVRSGGILLCQNLLFSNLLAFFFWTALICSNTLPIIITSNQDPTNKPGEICIAMKTDLGLSFHKAVVMFAEVIFWAVFIVNVFCYTFIAKTVLESYQRSRGDNDKRKRKAKFRVFLILLVFMICYLPYHAIRIPYTSLQVKSNNTCYKHSLKIGKDFALWLSSLNVCLDPLIYFFLCRDFREKFMEICDLKRFFPTVGKNGEGCQSTDTSF